Proteins from a single region of Thamnophis elegans isolate rThaEle1 chromosome 17, rThaEle1.pri, whole genome shotgun sequence:
- the LOC116520113 gene encoding extensin-like, with the protein MASSHHQHQCKQTPTLPPDLCKTAPCPPEQQCKQPPVVDVPIPHVPEPKPCPSKEPPSKEPPVIVIPCPEPKPCPPKEPPSKEPPVVVIPCPEPKPCPPKEPPCKEPPAPTPPQEEQCCQQTSQCKKPPVIPSPCPEPKPPQEPPCKEPPVVVIPTPCPEPKPCPPQEPPRKEPPAPAPCPPKEPEPCPPKEPTPDCQQKTQCKQPPVVVVPSPCPEPKPCPPKEPPSKEPPVVVIPTPCPKPKPCPPQEPPCKEPPVVVIPTPCPEPKPCPPQEPPCKEPPPCDQQQQKKQPSSWPPQNK; encoded by the coding sequence ATGGCATCTTCTCACCACCAGCATCAATGCAAGCAAACTCCCACTTTGCCCCCTGACCTCTGCAAGACGGCACCGTGCCCACCAGAGCAGCAATGCAAGCAACCCCCGGTTGTGGATGTGCCAATTCCACATGTGCCAGAGCCTAAGCCGTGTCCTTCAAAGGAGCCTCCATCCAAGGAGCCACCAGTGATAGTTATCCCATGTCCAGAGCCTAAGCCATGTCCTCCAAAGGAGCCTCCATCCAAGGAGCCACCAGTGGTGGTCATCCCATGTCCAGAGCCTAAGCCGTGTCCTCCAAAGGAACCTCCATGCAAGGAGCCACCAGCTCCCACTCCTCCACAGGAGGAACAATGTTGTCAACAGACATCTCAATGCAAGAAGCCACCAGTCATCCCAAGTCCATGCCCGGAGCCCAAACCACCACAAGAACCTCCATGCAAGGAGCCACCAGTCGTGGTCATCCCAACTCCATGCCCAGAACCCAAACCGTGTCCTCCACAAGAGCCTCCACGTAAGGAGCCACCGGCACCAGCTCCATGTCCTCCTAAAGAACCAGAACCGTGTCCTCCAAAGGAGCCAACTCCAGATTGTCAACAGAAGACTCAATGCAAGCAGCCTCCAGTGGTGGTCGTCCCATCTCCTTGCCCAGAACCCAAACCGTGTCCTCCAAAAGAACCTCCATCCAAGGAGCCACCAGTCGTGGTCATCCCGACTCCCTGCCCAAAACCCAAACCGTGTCCTCCACAAGAACCTCCGTGCAAGGAGCCACCAGTCGTGGTCATCCCAACTCCGTGCCCAGAACCCAAACCGTGTCCTCCACAAGAACCTCCGTGCAAGGAGCCACCTCCCTGTGACCAGCAGCAACAGAAGAAGCAGCCATCTTCATGGCCCCCGCAGAATAAATGA